Sequence from the Natronomonas marina genome:
GAGGGCGTCGGCCAGCGCGACGAAACCCCCCGGTTCGGGTTTCGGCGCGTCGATGCCGCCCGTGACGACGACGGCGTCGAAGGCGTCGCCCCACCCCAGTCGCCCGAGTTTGTCCCGCTGGGTCCGCTCGGGACCGTCGGTCAGGAGACCGACCCGGTAGCGCTCGCGGAGGGTCGCCAGGACGTCCGCCGCGCCCTCGACCGGCTCCATGGCCTCGCCGACGGCCTCGCGGTAGGCGCGGGTGAGCGCGCCGGCGTCCGCCCGCTCGTCGAGGAGCGCCTCGAACACCGGCCGGCGGCTCTCGGAGCCGCTGTGCTCGCGGTGGGCCTCGAGGTAGGCGTCCCGGTCGAGGCCGGCGTCGACGTCCGCGCTGGCCGTCGCGTCCTCCAGCAGCGTCGCACGGTCGCGGCTCGTCACCGCGAGCGTGTCGTCGAGGTCGAACGCGACGGCCTGGAACACGGTCACGGATTGGAGCCTGTGGGGTATAGCTTCTGCGGGCCGTCGAGCGGCAGCGTTTTGGTGGCCGCCCGAGCATCGCCGCCGATGAGCTTCTTCGACGACCTCCGGGACCGCATCGCGGCCGTCGACAGCGTCGTCTCTGTCGGCCTGGATCCCGACCGCGACCGACTCCCCGAGTTCCTCGACGGCGACCTCCCGCGGTGGCAGTTCAACCGCCGAATCATCGACGCGACCCACGAACACGCCGCCTGCTTCAAGCCCAACGCCGCCTTCTACGAGGACCCCGACGGCTGGCGCGCGCTGGAAGAGACCGTCGCCTACGCCCACGGGAAGGGCGTTCCCGTCCTGCTGGACGCGAAGCGAGGCGACATCGGCAACACCGCCCGCCAGTACGCCGACCTGCTGGACGACGACGGCCTCGGCGTCGACGCCATGACGGTGAACCCCTACATGGGCAGAGACACCCTGGAGCCGTACCTCTCGATGCCGGAGAAGGGCGTCATCGTGCTGTGTCGGACCTCCAACCCCGGCGGCGCCGACTTCCAGAACCTCGAGGTCGGCAACGGCAAGCCGCTCTACGAGTACGTCGCCCAGCGCGCCGCCGAGTGGAACGAGCACGACAACGTCGGCCTCGTCGTCGGGGCGACGGCGCCCGAAGAACTCGAGGCGGTCCGGGAACTCGTCGATTTGCCCTTCCTCGTGCCGGGCGTCGGCGCCCAGGGGGGCGACGCCGAGGCCGCAATCGAGTACGGTCTCGCCGACGGCGTCGGCCTGGTCAACTCCTCGCGGGGCGTCATCTTCGCCGGCGAGGGGGCCGACGACGAGGCTGCCTACTTCCGGGCGGCCGGCGATGCCGCGAAGAAACTGAAGCGGCGGCTGAACCGGTATCGGTAGGACGGAGCGGCCGACCAGCATCCGCGAGCGCGCCGCGGGCGCGCTCGCGGTTCCCGGCGATGAGGCGCCGAAGGCGCCGAATCGCCGTAGCGCGCGCGGACTGGAGCGAGCGAAGCGAGCGAAAGGAGCACGCGCGCATATTTTCCCCACGTTTTTGCCGGCGCGGCGAAGCCGCGACGTGCAAAAAGTGGGGGTCCTAGAACCGATACTCGTCGACGCCGTCGGGGTAGTCGCGCTCCTCGCGCTCGTCGGCCGGCACGTCACGGAGGTCGGCCAGACAGTCCGTACAGAGCCCAGTCTCGGTGTCGTAGTGTTTCGCACAGACGAGCCGTCCACAGCGGTCACAGCTGTCCTCGACGGTGGCCGCCTCACAGATTTCACAGAGCCCCGCGACGCTCATACCGGACGTTGTGTCCGCAGGCTGATAAAGCCGGAGGCTTACGTGGGTGTGGCCCCTAGAGCGGCCGTGCAGCAAGACCGGCTCCTCGTCGGCCTCACGTTCGTCTTCGCGGCGATGACCGCGACGGTCCTTTTGATCGCGGTCGCGGCCTTCGAGCCCGTCCTGTTCGTCCTCGCGGTCCCGCTGGGAGCGGCGACGGCCCTCTTCTGGTACCAGTCATCCGGAAAGCTCCGCGAGCGGGTCGCCCGGAGCAGGCGCCGCGGGACCGCCGACGGACCGGGCGGCGGGTTCGGCGCCGGCGCCCGCCGGGAGGCGCGCCGCGACCGGGAGCGGGCCCGTCGGGGGCAACGCCAGCGTCGGGGACGACGGCAGCGTGGACCCGCCGGCCGTCAGGCCGCGACCGGTCTCAGCCCCGCCGAGGCCTACCGGCGACTCGACCTCGACCCCGGCGCCGACGAGAGCGACGTGAAACGGGCCTATCGGCGGAAGGTCAAGGACGTCCACCCGGACCGCGGCGGCGACGAGGAGGAGTTCAAGCGCGTGACCGAGGCCTACGAGACGCTCGTCGGCTGAACGGCGTGGTTTTATGCCCGCTGCGGCCCTCCGTTCGGCCATGAGCGACCTGCTCTCTGACGAGGAAATCGAGGCACGGCTACCGGACGGCTGGGAGCGCGACGGCGACGAAATCGCCCGCACCTTCGAGTTCGACTCCTACCTCGAGGGCGTCGGCTTCGCGGCCGGCGCCGGCGGTCTCGCCGAGGAGGCGTTCCACCACCCAGAGATGACCGTCGGCTGGCGGGAGGTGGAGGTCCGGCTGACCACCCACGACGCCGGCGGCATCACCGAAAACGACACCGACCTCGCCGCCCGGCTGAACGAACTGGCGGACTGATGGCGACCGGCGAGGCGGAGTACGTCTTCTCGGTGCGGGTCGACCTCTCGCCGGACGATCCGGACCTGCGGCTCGACCCCGCGACCGTCGAGACGACGCTGTTCAGGCGGGCCGCCGACCCCGGCGAGGACGGCTGGCTGTTCTTCCGGGACAACCTCTGGCGGGGCGAAGTGAACGACCCCGACTACCTCCGGCAGTCGGCGGCGGCGGCCCTCGACGCCGACGTCGTCTCCATCGAGTTCCGCGAACTCCGGACGGAGGCGGCGTACTTCGAGGCGCTGAAGGCCGAAATCGCCGACGACCTCGCGCTCTTCCGGGCCGAGGACGCCGCCGAGGTCGTCAAGAAGTACCTCGGCTCGCGGGTCCACGTCGTCGACCGATGACCGGCGACCCGGTGACCGTCCGACGACCGGGCGAGCGGGACCGGTCCGACCCGGAAGACACTTACCGGACAGCCCGCTACCGTACGAGTCCATGACTGTCCCGCCGTACGACCACTGGGCGTTCGACCTCGACGGGACGCTCGTCGACGTCGAACCGGCGTACATCCACGACGTTTTCGGGCGGGTGGGCGACCGCCTCGGCTACGGGTTCACCGACGAGCAGGCCGAGACCATCTGGCACGGTCTCGGCGGCGTCCGCAACGACCAGCTCGAGGCGTGGGGCGTCGACGTCGATGCCTTCTGGGAGGCGTTCCACGCCGAGGAGGACGGCCAGGCCCGCGCGGAGGCGACCTTCCTCCACGACGACGCGGCCGTCGTCGGCGAACTCGAGGCGCCGACGGTGCTGGTGACCCACTGCCAGGAGCACCTCACCGACCCGGTGCTGGAGACGCTGGACATCCGGGACTGGTTCGACGCGGTGGTCTGCTGTACGCCCGAGACGGGGTGGAAACCCGACCCCGAACCGGTCCACATGGCGCTACACGCGGCCGGCGCCCGCGGCGGGTCGGGCGTGCTGGTCGGGGACGGCCCGCAGGACGTCGGTGCCGCCTGGAACGCCGGTCTCGACGGCGCCCACGTCGAGCGCCACGGCCACGAACGGCGCGGTCTCTGTGTGGTCGGCGACCACCGCCTCGAAGGGGTCGACGAACTCGTCCAGTCGTAGCGTTCGTCGAACGCGCGGTGCGGAAGGGCGGTGTTCGGATGAGCGTGCGAATGTAGTGGGTGGTTCACGGATATCGGAGCGAACTCACTCGTTGACGACCTCGAAAGCCCTCGCGGCGCTCGACCCTCCGGGACTCGCTGCGCGCCTCGGTCGCTCCGCTCCCTGCGGTGCTTGCGTCGTCCGGGAGGGGCCGACCGCCGCTCGCCCTTTCAGTCCGCCAGGATGTCGGCTGACCCCGGCGGTCCCTGGTGGACTGAAAGGGCCGAGGGCTTTCGAGGTCATCACGCCGAGTTCGAAGCCAGTCTACCGGACCACTCGGTAAACACTCTCGTTCGAACGCCACCCCCGGAAGGGACCGGCGATTCATTTATTCTCGATCCCGTACAACTTCACACATGACGTTCGTCGTCCCCTTCGACGGCTCGGAACTGGCCGAGACCGCGCTCGTTCGCGCGAGCGAGTTCGCAGACGTACTCGACGAGCGGGTCCTGGCCGTGACGGTCGTCCCGCGCCGGAACAAGCAGTACGCCCGCGAACACGGCTGGCTTGGCCCGGAGGAACCGTTCGACGTGAAGTCCATCATCTCGTCGCTCCACGAACGGGTCGTCGACCTCGTCCCCGAGGCCGACTTCCGCCACATCACCGTCGACAAGTACGCCCCGACCGGGACGATAAGCACGCAGATCTCGAAGGCCGCCCGTCAGGAGGACGCCTCGATGGTGTTTCTCGGCAGCGAGAACGCCGGTCGCATCGTCACCTCGGTCACGAGCGTCGGCGGCAATATCTCGAGCCGTGGCGGATACGACATCGTCATCATCCGGAACCGCGCGCCCTCGAAGATCGAACGGCTCCAGGACGCGGGCGACCCCGACGCGAAGTCGGATTTCTTCGTCACGTAACCGGGCCGTCCGCCGTAACCGAGGATTCAGTTGCGACCTGGATTTATTATCTCTCTATATTATAGAAAATTTAATAATTTGTCGTCGACTAGTCCCCTTCGCGTATGGTCCTCGGAGAGGTCACCCGTTCACTCCTCGGGAGCTTACTGGCTCTCTCGGTCATCGTCGTCGGCACGTACTTCATAAAAGCCGCCGTCGGCTACGTCGTCTGGGCCGTGAGAGATTCGGCGACCGACGTCGGGACCACGGTCGACGCTCTACCCGAAGACATCGACCGGGGATCGAAGAGGAAGGTAGTCGACGGCGACCGGATCACGGCGACGCGGTTCAGCACGCTTCCGCCGCGATGGGTGGTGAGTTCGACCGCGGTCGAGACGCTCGACCGAGACGAACTGGAGTGTCTGATTTCGCACGTCTCGTCCCACGTCCGCAGTCACGGTCGAGCGATACACAACGTGGCAATCGGAGTCGGCGTGGTGCTGGTACTCGCTGCTCCGCGGATCGGTGCCGCGTTCCCACCGGGTTTGAACCGGCTCCTTCCGGTTGCGGGGTTCCTCCCCGCAGTCGGGTATTTCGCGGTCTGCCTGCCGGTGATCGAACGGTGGCTGGTCTATCGTGCGGACCGCCGGGCAGCGGCGAACTGCGGACGCGGGACGTATCTGGAGTTCCTCGAGACGAAGACGCGAGTCGACCCGTCCCGAGCGGTCTGGCAGCGGTGGCTGGAACCCACCCCCGAACGGCGCCTCGAGAAGCTCCGGGCCCGCGTATCCGCCGAATAGTTGGCGCCGACTCGGGGCGACCGCTACGGACCGCGATACGTCGCCGGGCGCTCGGTCACTCCGCCCGATAGCCCGGCAGGTCGGCCACGACGTCCTCGACGGACGCCAGGGCGGTCTCGAAGTCCCGGACGCCCGGCTTCTCGCGGCGGGCCTCGCTGGCGACAACCCGGACGGACTCCTCGCCGCAGGCCACGAAGCCCATCCCGAGCGATTCGGCCGTCGCCCGCAGGCCGAGACCGGCGTCGGCCGCCCCCGCCAGCACCTTCCTCGCGGGCGATTCGTGGGCCCGGACCGCGAACTCGAAGCCGTCGATTCCCTCGACGAGACTGTGGCGGTCGACGCCGCGCTCGTCGGCCAGGTCGGCGACGGCGTTCCCGAGCGTCGTCCGCAGCCCCGAGTCGGTCGTCCGGTTGACGAACCGCACCTCGCGGTCGACCAGGTCGGCCACCCCCTCGACTCCCTTCGGATTGCCCTCGGGAACGAGTAGCCCCCACTCGCGGGACCAGCCGCCGAGTTCGACGGCGCCGTCGGGGTCGGCCTCGCCCGTGAGGACGGCCACGTCGGTGACGCCGTCGCGGAGTCGGCGTGCCCCCTGCCGGCTGCCCACGCCGAGGTAGCGCGGCCGCTCGACGCGGTCGAGCAACCGGGAGAGGGCGGGGTCGTCCTCGCCGGCACCGAAGACGGCGGGCGGCCGGACGTCCGGCGAGAACAGCTGGACCTCGACGCGCTCGTCGGCGTCGAGGTACTCGACGTCGGGCGGGACCGCGACGACGCCGTCGGCCTCGACGAGGCTCGTCGTCGCGCCGCTGCCCTTGTCGACCGGGTAGACGAGCGTCTCGCCGTCGCCGTCCGTGACGAGGCCGACCGGCATGTACCGCAGGCGGCCCTCCTCGTAGCGCTCCCGGACGGCCATCGACCCCTCGACGGTCGCCGTCTGCGGTTCGGGCAGGCCGGCGGCCTCGCGGATGGCCGGTGCGACGAAGGTCCGGAAGATGGTCAGCGCCGAGACGGGGTAGCCGGGCAGGCCGACGTATGCACTCCCGGCGAGCCGGCCGACCAGCATCGGCTTGCCCGGCTTGACCGCGACGCCGTGCAGCAGGAGTTCGCCGGACTCCTCGACGACGCGGTAGATGACGTCGACGGCCGACGCCGAGGTCGACCCCGAGGACAGCACCAGGTCGCACTCCGCGGCGGCCTCCCGGAGGACGGACTCCATGGCGTCGTAGTCGTCGCCGGCGTGGGGGTAGAGCCGCGCCTCGCCGCCGGCCTCCTCGACGGCCGTCGCCGTCGTGTAGCTGTTGACGTCGTATATCTCGCCGGCGTCGCTGTTCAGCGGGTCGCCGGGCCGGACCAGTTCGTCGCCCGTCGAGATGATGCCCACCGTGGGCCTCCCGCGGACGGGCACCTCGTCGACGCCGAGCGCCGACAGCAGGCCGATTTCCCGCGAAGTGAGCACCGTTCCCGGCCCGAGCGCGCGCTCGCCGGCCGCCACGTCCGCGCCGGCGAACATCACGCGGTCGCCCGGCGCCAGCGACGTGCGGACGAGGACGTCGTCACCCTCCGCGTCTCGCGGTTCGGACTCGCTCCGCTCGCCCTCTCCGCGAGACCGTTCGGTGTCGCTCCGCGACACCCTGTCCGTTCGCTCGACCATTACCACCGCGTCGGCGCCGGGCGGCAGGACGGCGCCGGTCGATACCTCGGCGCACTCGCCGTCGCCGACCTCGACGTCGGGTTCGACGCCGGCGTGGACCTCGCCGACCAGTTCGAGGCGGGCGGGCTCGGCCTCGTCGGCGCCGAAGGTGTCGGCCGCCCGGACCGCGTAGCCGTCGACGCTGGCGCGGTCGAAGCCCGGCACGTCCAGTTCCGCGTCGACGCGTTCGGCGAGCACGCGGCCGCGGGCCTCACGGAGCGGGACCGTCTCGTCGTCCGGCCGCAGCTCCAGCGACGCGATGGCCTCGCGGGCCGCCTCGGGGTCGGCGAGGTCGCGGAACTCCTTTCTACTCATGGTACTCCCAGTTCTCGACGGCGACGGTCTCGCCGGCCGGTATCCCCTCCCGCGGTTCGGGGACGACGACCCAGCCGTCCGCCAGGGCGACGCTGGAGAGGACACCGGCCCCGCTGGCCCGAGTCGGCGTCGCCTCCAGGCCGTCGTCGCTCTCGTCTCGTGGCCCGTTCCCCTCGCCGCTGGACCCGTTCTGGTCGCCCTGCGAGACGCGCTCCAGTTTCACGCGGGCGAACGTCTTGACGCCGGGTTCGCTACGTATCTTCCGGGTTAGCGTCGCCTCCCTCGTGGGCAGGGGGTGGGCGGGCATCCGGCCCAGGTGCTTGATCAGCGGCCGGAGGAACTGGACGGCGTTGACGATGGCCGCGACCGGGTAGCCGGGCAGCATGACGACGGTCACGCCGTTCACTCGGCCCAGCGCGACAGGGTGGCCGGGCTTCAGCGCGACGCCGTGGACGAACACCTCGCCCAGTTCCTCGACCACCTCCGGGATCAGGTCCCGCTCGCCGACCGAGGAGCCGCCGGTGGTGACGACGACGTCGCGGGTGAGGTCCCGCTCGACGGCCGCCCGCAGCGCCTCGAAGTCGTCGGTGACGATGTTGCGCCGCGTCACGTCGGCGCCCCACCGCTCGGCAAGTCGGGAGACGGTAAAGCGGTTCGTCTCGATTACCTCCCCGGGGGCGGGGTCGGCCTGGACCAGTTCCTCGCCGGTCGGGACGACGGCCACCTCGGGTTCGGCGACCGCCTCGACGACGTCGACGCCGGTGGCCTTCAGCAGGCCCAGGTCCGAGGGCCGCAACTGGTCGCCGGGGTCGTAGAGGCGCTGGCCCGCCTCGACGTCCTCGCCGACGGGGGCGACGTTCTCGCCGCCGGCGACGGCGTCGAACACCTCCAGGTCGTCGTTGACGGTCTCGACGTCTTCGACTTTCACGACGGCGTCGGCACCGGCCGGCAGTTCGCTCCCGGTGTGGACCCGGACTGCGGCGTCGGGACCGACCGAGTCGGCGGGCCGCAGCACCGACGGCGAGCGGTCCGAGGCGCCGAAGGTGTCCTCGGCGCGGACCGCCCACCCGTCCATCGCGGCGCGGGCGTAGTGGGGCACGTCCCGGGCGGCGTCTATCGGGTCGGCCACGACGCGTCCGTCGGCGGCCGACAGTGGAATCCGCTCGGTTCGCTCGATCCGGTCGGTCTCGAGCAGGCGCTGGCGTGCCGTCGCCACCCGCGTCCGCTCCTTGAAGCCCGACCGACGTACGTCGCTCATATGCCCACTGAGGGTGCCGGCGTCAAAAGGCTCACTCCGGGACGACGAGCACCGAGTCGGGCCGGACGACGAAGGTGGGCGCGATCGATGCGGGAGCCGTCGCGGTACCGCCGTCGGCGTCCACCGTGACCTCCCCCGGTGGGGTCGCCGGGACGGTAACCGATTCCTTCGGCGGGAGCGTCACCGAATCCGGCCGCTGTCGGCCGCCGACCATCACCCGGAGCGTAACCGCCTTCGGGCCGTCGTTGTAGATCATCGCGCCCCGCGCCCCACCTCCCGGCGACCTGCTCGCGCGTGCCATCAGTAAATCTCTGGTGTGTGTTATCAAGTATCTATCGACGGTTTCGGTCCCGGAGCCTCCGCCACCGGGGGCTTTAACGCGCCGCCGGCCGTACGTGGTCGTATGCAACTGCGCGAGGCGTTGGGCGACCTGCCGGAAACGGTGTTTGCGGACATGCTGGAGAGTGACGATGCCTACCTCCTCGTTCTCGATCTACCGGGCGCCAGCGCCGACACGGTCGACGTGACGGTCAAGGACGGACGGCTCCGCGTCGAGGCGCGCAGGGAGAAGTCGATCCCGGCGTCGTTCCGCTACGTGACCGAGGAGCGGTCGCTGTTTCTCGACGCCGAGTTGCCGCTCCCCCCGGACGCGACCGGGGCCGACGCGGAGGGCGATGTCGAGCGGGGCGTCCTCCGGCTTCGATTGCCCAAGTCGGCCGACGACGGCGGTGAGCGTATTCCGATCTCCTGAGGTGGACGTGGGTGACCCTCCGCTCCTATCGGCGGTTCGTCGTCGTCGCCTACCAGTTCCTGCCGCTACTCCTGGCGTACGCCCGTGACCGCAACCGGTTTCTCCTGTTCGGCGCGAGCCGACAGGTGTCGGCCGAAACCCGCCGGAAGCGGGCACGCTCGCTCCTGGACTCGCTCCTGACGCTGGGGCCGACGTTCATCAAGCTGGGCCAGCTGCTGTCGACGCGTCCCGACGTGTTGCCCCCCGAGTACGTCGAGGAGTTCGAGTCCCTGCAGGACGACGTCCCGCCAGCCGAGTGGGCCGACGCCAGGGAGATACTCGAGGCCGACATCGGCCGCGTTGAGGAGACGTTCGACGACTTCACGACCGAGGCGATAAGCGGCGCCAGCCTCGGGCAGGTGTACGTCGCCACCTACGAGGGTCGTCGGGTCGCCGTGAAGATCCGCCGCCCCGGCATCGAGCGACTCGTCGAGGCCGACCTCCGGGTCATTCGGTGGTCGCTGCCGATCCTGATGCGGTTCGTCGACCGGGCGCGGTCGTTCTCGCTGGAGACGCTGGCCGACGAGTTCGAGAAGACCATCCGCGAGGAGATGGACTACGAGCGCGAGCGCCGGATGCTCGAGGAGATCGGAACCAACCTCGCCGACAACGACCGGGTACGGGTCCCGGCGGCGGTGCCCGAACTCTCCAGTAAGCGCGTCCTGACGATGGAGTACGTCGGCGGGACGAAGATCTCCCAGATCGACGACCTGGACGCGCTGGGTGTCGACCGGACCGCGCTGGCGACGACGCTGCAGCGCGTCTACCTTCAGATGATCGTCGAGGACGGCGTCTTCCACGCCGACCCCCACCCCGGCAACCTCGCCGTCAAGGACGACGGCACCGTCGTCTTCTACGACTTCGGGATGTCCGGCCGGGTCGACCCGCTCATCCAGGAGAAGATCGTCGAGTTCTACATGGCCGTCGCCCGCCAGGACACCGACGCCATCCTCGACACGCTCATCGAGATGGGGACGCTCAGCCCCGAGGCCGACCGCGAGGTGATGTCGAACGTGATGGAACTGGCCATCGCCGACGCCCGCGGCGAGAACATCGAACAGTACCGCGTCCAGCAGATCATCCAGCAGGTCGAGGACACCATCTACGAGTTCCCGCTCCGCTTGCCGCCCAACCTCGCGCTGGTGCTGCGGGTCGCCACCGTCGTCGAGGGCGTCTGCGTGACGCTGGACCCCGACTTCGACTTCATCGCGGTCGCGACCGACTACCTCGGCGAGGAGGGGTTCATCGAGGATAGCGCCCGCGACTTCGTAGCGGAGCGGGCCACGGAGTTCCAGGAGTTCGGACAGTCGATGGTCCGGGTACCGCCGAAGCTCGAGCGGACCCTCGACAGCGTCGACCGCGGCGACGTCACCGTCCAGTTCGAGGTCTCCGACGACGAACGAGCACTGGATCGGCTGGCCAAACGGCTCATCCTCGGCGGCCTGCTGTCGGCGACGATCATGGCCTCGGCAGTGCTGTACGCCTTCTCGACGCTCGTGGCCGCGCTCGTGCCCGCCGCCGTCGCCGTCCCGGTCGCCGTCATGCTGTGGCGGTCGTTCCGCCAAAAGAAGGGCCTCCGGGCGACCCCGCAGTTCACCCGCCAGCAGATGCGACAGCGCCGCGGCGACGAGTAGCGACCGTCCGGTCGGAGCTCTACTCGACGTTCTCGCCGGTGCGCCAGTAGTCGATGATGTCCCGCAACAGGTCGGTGCCGATATCGCCGGCCCGCCAGTCGTCGATGGCCCGGCGGAGCCCGTCGGTGTCGACGACGCCCCCGTCGAGGTAGGGGTCGAGTTCGGTTCCGGCGTCGCCGGCCGGCGAGCTATCGAGGTATGGAACGCAGTCGACGTTCCCGACGCACTGTCCGGCCGCCGGTCCGCTGGACTGTCCCCACCAGTTGTCGGTCGCGTCCCCGACGGGGCGGTCGGTCGCGCCCTCCTCGGCGTTGATGCCGCCGTTGACGTTGCCTGTGATGCTGGTGTTGGTGACGGTCCAGAGCCCCTCCGTGTATTCGGCGTTGAGTCCGAACCTGCCGCGGTAGTCGCCGTTGTTCTCGATGGTGGAGTTCTCGATGCGCCACTGCCCGGTGGTGTACGTGGCTGCGATGCCGCCCAGGCTGTTGTCGCGGACCGTGATTCGCTCCAGGCGGAACTCGTCGGGCGAGTTCCCCGCCCTGAGCCCCCAGTCGTAGTTCCCGCGCAGGACGGTATCACGGACGACCCAGTTGCTCTCGACGTCGTGCGCGTTGAGTCCCGACCCGCTGTTGTCCGAGAGCGTCGAGTTGTGGATGGTCCACGCGCCGCTGAAACTGCCCGCCACGTCGATGCCGTAGAAGGAGTTACCCGACGCCGTGTGGTTCCCGATCGTCCATGCGCTCTCGCGGCTCAGGATGTAGACGCCCATGCCGAGGCCGTCGAAGTTGTCGTTCGTCGTGGAGTCGAGAATGCGCCAGTCGCCTTCCGAGAGGCCGACCGTGATACCGACGTCCCGGTTCAGGGAGGCGTTGGCCCCGCGGATGGTCCAGGCGGCGCTCCCGTCGTAACCGCCCACCTCGATGCCGTCGTCACCGTTGTGGAGCGCCGTAACGTCGGAAATCGTCCACGCGACGGAGGCTGCCGCGATGTCGATGCCGTCCTCGGCGTTGTGCTGGACCGTGACCTCCCTGATCGTCCAGCCGCCGGTGATAGCCGACTCGTCGTAATCGTCGTAGTGGTATCCGGGTGCGTCCTCGGTGGCCGACGTGCCCGAGCCGATACCGTCCCCGTAGCGCTCGATGGTGAACCCCTCGACGACCAGACCCGTCGAGAGCGACGGGTCGACCGCGATACCGACCGACTCACCGGCGAACGTCGACCCGTTCAGCGTCGCACCATCCGGCGCGACGAGCGTGACGTTCGTGTCGACGACGACCTGCTCGCGGTAGGTGCCCGGACGGACCTCGACGGTGTCCCCGTCGGCGCTCGCGTCGAGGGCCGCCTGGATGGTCGTGTAGTCGCCGCCGCCGCTCGCGTCGACGACGTGCGTCGTGGGCGCCGCGGCCGCCGGGACCGCGCCGATTCCGACCGCCAAGACGGCTGCGACGAGCAGCACCACCACGAACGCGACCGCACGGCGGCCCCGCCGCGACCGCCGACGGCCGACCGGTCGCCGACGGGTCGGTCGGGGTCCGGTCGGGGCGCCCCGCTCGACGGGAGCGCGGGAGAGTTCGGCGACTGGCGAGGTGGTTGCTGGCCTGTGAAAACGGTCGTTCATGGTACCCTCGACGGGAATCGTACTACCCCCGCGGTGGCCGACCCCTCCGATTGCGAGAGAGTTCGGCCGCTGTGGTATTAAAGGCTCGCTTAGCACCTACGAGCGCATCTCGGGCAGTGAGTGGGCCGAACTGAGCGTTTCGGGGCCGCCCGCCGTGATTCGCTCGCTGCCGGTCGGTCGGCGGCGACGGCGAGTGTATCCGCCCGGGGCGGTCGAGTACGATACCGTCGTCGGAATCGGGGCACCACCCAAAAGCGGATACGGCGCGCGCCGGAGGATGAGGTATGCTCTCGGACATCGACAACGCCCGGAAGCTGATGATGCTCCTCGGGGACGAGGGGTTCACCGAGGCTCTGACCGAGGCCGAGGAACTCGTCGAGGACGCAAACGAGACCCTCGACCGCGTCGAGCGCATCGAAGACGAGGCGGCCGAAGCGGTCCGGGAGGCCAACGAGACGCTCCGGGCGGTCGACCGCCGGCTCGACAAGGTCGATCGGACGATCAACCTGCTGGAGGCGAAGATAGAGGCCGGCTTCAGCCTCGGCTTCTTCGTCTTTGCGGCCAACGCCTACTTCGACGGCGACCCGTTCTTCGCGGCCGGGCTGGCCCTCATGGGCCTGCTCGGCGCGGGCCAGCTCGCGGTGACTATCGCCAACATCCCGCAGGTCGAGAAGCTCTGGCAGGGGCTCAACTACCTGCTGGAGCGGCTCGGCGTGCGGCGCCTCGATGAGGAACTCGACGAGCACATCCCCGAGGACCGAGATCCTACGTCCGAAGACGGA
This genomic interval carries:
- a CDS encoding molybdopterin biosynthesis protein, translating into MSRKEFRDLADPEAAREAIASLELRPDDETVPLREARGRVLAERVDAELDVPGFDRASVDGYAVRAADTFGADEAEPARLELVGEVHAGVEPDVEVGDGECAEVSTGAVLPPGADAVVMVERTDRVSRSDTERSRGEGERSESEPRDAEGDDVLVRTSLAPGDRVMFAGADVAAGERALGPGTVLTSREIGLLSALGVDEVPVRGRPTVGIISTGDELVRPGDPLNSDAGEIYDVNSYTTATAVEEAGGEARLYPHAGDDYDAMESVLREAAAECDLVLSSGSTSASAVDVIYRVVEESGELLLHGVAVKPGKPMLVGRLAGSAYVGLPGYPVSALTIFRTFVAPAIREAAGLPEPQTATVEGSMAVRERYEEGRLRYMPVGLVTDGDGETLVYPVDKGSGATTSLVEADGVVAVPPDVEYLDADERVEVQLFSPDVRPPAVFGAGEDDPALSRLLDRVERPRYLGVGSRQGARRLRDGVTDVAVLTGEADPDGAVELGGWSREWGLLVPEGNPKGVEGVADLVDREVRFVNRTTDSGLRTTLGNAVADLADERGVDRHSLVEGIDGFEFAVRAHESPARKVLAGAADAGLGLRATAESLGMGFVACGEESVRVVASEARREKPGVRDFETALASVEDVVADLPGYRAE
- a CDS encoding molybdopterin molybdotransferase MoeA translates to MSDVRRSGFKERTRVATARQRLLETDRIERTERIPLSAADGRVVADPIDAARDVPHYARAAMDGWAVRAEDTFGASDRSPSVLRPADSVGPDAAVRVHTGSELPAGADAVVKVEDVETVNDDLEVFDAVAGGENVAPVGEDVEAGQRLYDPGDQLRPSDLGLLKATGVDVVEAVAEPEVAVVPTGEELVQADPAPGEVIETNRFTVSRLAERWGADVTRRNIVTDDFEALRAAVERDLTRDVVVTTGGSSVGERDLIPEVVEELGEVFVHGVALKPGHPVALGRVNGVTVVMLPGYPVAAIVNAVQFLRPLIKHLGRMPAHPLPTREATLTRKIRSEPGVKTFARVKLERVSQGDQNGSSGEGNGPRDESDDGLEATPTRASGAGVLSSVALADGWVVVPEPREGIPAGETVAVENWEYHE
- a CDS encoding Hsp20/alpha crystallin family protein, with product MQLREALGDLPETVFADMLESDDAYLLVLDLPGASADTVDVTVKDGRLRVEARREKSIPASFRYVTEERSLFLDAELPLPPDATGADAEGDVERGVLRLRLPKSADDGGERIPIS
- a CDS encoding ABC1 kinase family protein, with the translated sequence MTLRSYRRFVVVAYQFLPLLLAYARDRNRFLLFGASRQVSAETRRKRARSLLDSLLTLGPTFIKLGQLLSTRPDVLPPEYVEEFESLQDDVPPAEWADAREILEADIGRVEETFDDFTTEAISGASLGQVYVATYEGRRVAVKIRRPGIERLVEADLRVIRWSLPILMRFVDRARSFSLETLADEFEKTIREEMDYERERRMLEEIGTNLADNDRVRVPAAVPELSSKRVLTMEYVGGTKISQIDDLDALGVDRTALATTLQRVYLQMIVEDGVFHADPHPGNLAVKDDGTVVFYDFGMSGRVDPLIQEKIVEFYMAVARQDTDAILDTLIEMGTLSPEADREVMSNVMELAIADARGENIEQYRVQQIIQQVEDTIYEFPLRLPPNLALVLRVATVVEGVCVTLDPDFDFIAVATDYLGEEGFIEDSARDFVAERATEFQEFGQSMVRVPPKLERTLDSVDRGDVTVQFEVSDDERALDRLAKRLILGGLLSATIMASAVLYAFSTLVAALVPAAVAVPVAVMLWRSFRQKKGLRATPQFTRQQMRQRRGDE
- a CDS encoding right-handed parallel beta-helix repeat-containing protein, with the protein product MNDRFHRPATTSPVAELSRAPVERGAPTGPRPTRRRPVGRRRSRRGRRAVAFVVVLLVAAVLAVGIGAVPAAAAPTTHVVDASGGGDYTTIQAALDASADGDTVEVRPGTYREQVVVDTNVTLVAPDGATLNGSTFAGESVGIAVDPSLSTGLVVEGFTIERYGDGIGSGTSATEDAPGYHYDDYDESAITGGWTIREVTVQHNAEDGIDIAAASVAWTISDVTALHNGDDGIEVGGYDGSAAWTIRGANASLNRDVGITVGLSEGDWRILDSTTNDNFDGLGMGVYILSRESAWTIGNHTASGNSFYGIDVAGSFSGAWTIHNSTLSDNSGSGLNAHDVESNWVVRDTVLRGNYDWGLRAGNSPDEFRLERITVRDNSLGGIAATYTTGQWRIENSTIENNGDYRGRFGLNAEYTEGLWTVTNTSITGNVNGGINAEEGATDRPVGDATDNWWGQSSGPAAGQCVGNVDCVPYLDSSPAGDAGTELDPYLDGGVVDTDGLRRAIDDWRAGDIGTDLLRDIIDYWRTGENVE